Proteins from one Panicum virgatum strain AP13 chromosome 7K, P.virgatum_v5, whole genome shotgun sequence genomic window:
- the LOC120640592 gene encoding hevamine-A-like, which yields MMGKTMAAARLAMAAAACCLVLLSSSVGTAVAAGRTGRITVYWGQTASEGSLHKACESNLYSTVILSFLTRFGGGRYKLDLTGHSWSAVGPDVKYCQSKNILVLLAIGGGFGDYSLASKADAKAVADHIWDLYLGGRSKQARPFGDAVLDGVDFDIEHGGSKHYDDLARYLKGYSSKGKKKVWVTAAPQCPFPDRMLGQALRTGLFDRVHVQFYNNPVCSYRAGNVAAFTRAWRTWTGSLPRSSVYLGLPAAPRAAGSGYVPPATLVAKVLPIVQRSRNYGGIMLWSRYWDLQTGYSRAVKHAV from the coding sequence ATGATGGGTAAGACGATGGCAGCAGCTCGcctggccatggcggccgccgcctgctgcctgGTGCTCCTCTCGTCGTCGGTCGGCACCGCTGTGGCGGCGGGCAGGACCGGGCGGATCACGGTGTACTGGGGCCAGACGGCCAGCGAGGGCAGCCTCCACAAGGCCTGCGAGAGCAACCTCTACTCCACCGTCATCCTCTCCTTCCTCACCCGCTTCGGCGGCGGGCGCTACAAGCTCGACCTCACCGGCCACTCCTGGAGCGCCGTGGGCCCCGACGTCAAGTACTGCCAGTCCAAGAAcatcctcgtcctcctcgccatcggcggcggcttcggcgaCTACTCCCTCGCCTCCAAGGCCGACGCCAAGGCCGTCGCCGACCACATCTGGGACCTCTACCTCGGCGGCCGCTCCAAGCAGGCCCGGCCGTTCGGCGACGCGGTGCTCGACGGCGTCGACTTCGACATCGAGCACGGGGGGTCCAAGCACTACGACGACCTCGCGAGGTACCTCAAGGGCTACAGCAgcaaggggaagaagaaggtgtGGGTCACGGCGGCGCCGCAGTGCCCGTTCCCGGACCGGATGCTGGGGCAGGCGCTCCGGACGGGGCTCTTCGACCGCGTGCACGTCCAGTTCTACAACAACCCCGTCTGCAGCTACCGCGCCGGCAACGTGGCGGCGTTCACCCGCGCGTGGAGGACGTGGACCGGGAGCCTGCCGCGGAGCTCGGTGTACCTGGGCCTTCCAGcggctccgcgcgccgccgggagcGGGTACGTGCCGCCGGCGACGCTGGTGGCCAAGGTGCTGCCGATCGTGCAGCGGTCGCGGAACTACGGCGGGATCATGCTGTGGAGCAGGTACTGGGACCTGCAGACCGGCTACAGCAGGGCCGTCAAGCACGCCGTCTGA